Within the Falco rusticolus isolate bFalRus1 chromosome 17, bFalRus1.pri, whole genome shotgun sequence genome, the region tgcaaattttacCCCCAGCAAAACTTCCCAAACTTGGTAGACAGTTTCTTACACAAACATCATAACTGGAAAATGCCTTCTAGatgcacagagctgctgaactGCTACCCTAAGCCGAGCGCTCGGGCACCAGGAGCCACGCACACTGAGTGCCAAAGCAAAGGCCAAGCCCGCAGCGAGCCCTGCACTGCTTCCCCGACTGGCAGCACTGCCCTAGCTGATGCAGTTACATCTACCACGGTCCTGGCCATCCCAGCACCAATTACAAAACCTCCCCCAACCCTTCCCGCTGAAGCGCTCCTCGGGACGGTTTCCTCCtcactttctaaagaaaatcaGGAACCGGCATTTCTGTTCTCCTTACGCCAGGATCGCCTACACAAACCAGTGCACACAGAGTAGGTTTTGCCCTTTAaactttctctttcagaaagtTATTTGCAAACCCGTTCACCATATGCCCAAGCAGATGCTGAGCAGTGTGACACTCAACCCTTACGAAAGCTAAAGATCTTTATTATTCACCTGCTTGGCTCTTTTACTGCCTTTTGCAATCGGTGGATTCCTCAAGACAAGAGTGCAACGTTTGAGGtataaaacaaacccaacaaactcTCAGTGTTACACCAATGGCGATACCATGCAGGATAAGCCAAGAGTACCAGTAAGGTCTAAAACCACAAACtttgccagccctgctctctaGATTTTCACATTAACCTGTACCACAGTGATACTGCTGATCAATAAACCCTTGCAGCAGCCTGCGAGGAAGGGAAGCGTTGCCTCTGTTTGAGAAGTGGAatggagagagagggaaggacaTCCATCCCGTGGAGGTCTGCACTGAGGGGACGCAGGTGTCCCAGCCCCAAAGGCTGGCACTGAACAACACGCCCACCGCTCTATGGAGCTAGAAGCTTTTCAGTGCCTTAAGAAACCACACCTGAAAGTCCTGGCAGGACAAGGGTGCAAGGGACAGCCTAAAGTCCAAAGCGACACTCTCTGTTAGGTTAATGTTTGCTAAATCACAGGAAGCACAAAGAAAAGGTCCAACAGATACAGCAAACTTGTGCAAGATAAGAACCCGTGCAAAACTGCAATCACTCCCAGCCCCGTTCACCACCCACAGCCAGAGCCACGGAGCCTGTTGCTCCTGCCTGTACTGCTGCAGAGGGATGGGGCTGCTCCTGAAGTTTTTCATTCCCTTGCTGGGACTGGTACtggccttttatttttattcagcaCCCGAGAATTTCAATGAAGGTAAGTCATTggaaaaagatgctttaaaaccactggcagcaaggctgctgcCAGAGCGGCAGTGTGTGCCCACGCAGGAGCGCGCAGGCCGTTTGAAGGGCCTTTCAtagcacagctggaaaagccAAGGcacggggggcagggggctgaggGCTCGGAGGGGAGTTcaggcagctcctgggacaAGGGGTCAGAGCACCCTGTGCTGCACGGGAAACCTCACAGGATTATACTGGATCTGCTGGGACACACGGTGTCTGATCCAGTAGATGATGCATTTTGGAAAttattcagcctggagcagagaaggctccggggagagCTTAGAGCAACTTGCAGTGCCTGAAGGggctgacaagaaagctggggaggggctttttacaagagCATgcagcgacaggacaaggggaatggCTATAAACTGAAAGAGtggagatttagattagatatcaggaagaaattctttgctgtgagggtgacgaggtgctggcacagggtgcccagagcagctgtgggtgccccatccctggaagggttcaaggccaggttggacggggctgggagcaacctgggctggtggcaggtgtccctgcccatggcagggggtgggaacCAGATGGTctgtaaggtcccttccaacccaaaccatttgatgattctatgaaatacagaattttccACTTTAAACATTTAATACTTTTATTACCCAACTCTCGCCATTTCCTAAAGCTGCTCCCAGACCAGGCTGGGTGCAAAGCTCAAGCCTCACACGTGCTCCCCACCAAACCGGGATTAACAACCGGGCTCCGGTCAGGGTCTGCATGAGCAGCGcacactgcagcagggcagtggtgctgcctgcagctccctgcacctGAAGGCGAGGGGCAAAGAGCTGCGGTACCTGCATGCGGGGTGATGGTGTGGGCTATGCCAGCTCTGAGCTCTGCATCCTCCTCTCCAGAGATGCTGCGGGGAAAACGAGTGATCGTGACCGGAGCCAGCAGTGGCATCGGGGAGCAGATGGCATATCACTTGGCACGCATGGAGGCCCACCTACTGCTCACGGCACGGACGGAGGCCAAGCTGCAGAAAGTAAATGGCAAGCAGAGTGTGCCAGGCTGGCAAAACACATTTGCAATCCAGAAccccacaggcaggcagaatGCAGATATTCACCTTGGCCCAGGCATGCAGAGATGCCAGATACCCTACAGATCCACCACAGCATTTCCCCAGCATGAGCCTGTTtgaacacacacagagcccacTGCAACAAATTGCGTATTCAATGCTAACAGCATGGCATTTCTTTCTCCGCAGTCTTCAGCTATGAATTCTGCCACCACCAAAGACAACACTAGTCTGCCCAAGTCCTGGTCTGCTCAGCCCTTGCCCTTTCTTAAAGCCTGAACCGTTTTTGCATCCCGTATACAACAGAATCCAAATTAAGCAATCACATTcctatttataaatattaaatatttggcTCAGATGTGCCATCGTCTAAGTCTGCAGCCAGAAACATTTCTCTGAGCAATGTGCCTCCTCCCGTGAAGGGAGACGGGTTTCCAGTGGGACAGAGAGATGCACTGCCCATCTGCCCCAAGACAGCCTCAGCCTTCGTGGGATGGGGGGGTCTGCGGAGGGGAGTCCACTGCCAACACCGCTCTCGCTGTCACTGCAGGTTGTGGAGCGGTGCCTCCAGCTGGGCGCCGCGTCTGCCCGCTATGTGAGTGGCTCTATGGAGGACACCGCATTCCCCGAGGTGGTGGTGAGGGAGGCTGAGAACACCTGGGGTAGGTGGCGGGGAGCTGCCCCTCCTCACTCCCCAGCACACCCCGTGCTACGTTGTGGGGCCATCCTGGCCACCAAGAAGCTGCTTTGGTTTGAGATGCTGGTTGCCAATAGCAAACATGCTCTGCTTGCAGGAGGCCTCGATATGCTCATCCTAAATCACATCGGTTACTCCTACTTCAGCTACTTCAACGGGGATGTTGGGCATGTACGAAAGCTCCTGGAGATCAACTTCCTCAGCTACGTGGCCATGACCGTGTCTGCGCTGCCCATGCTGAAGGAGAGCGAGGGCAGCATCGTAGTTGTTTCATCCGTGGCAGGTGAGCACACAAGGCGCCAGGCGCTCCCCGCCCGcatcccttcctctgcctgcaaGGGATCCCTGCTGCGGCTCTTCTTCAAAGACAGAATAAGGACCATAAGGCAGACAGCCACCCCGCTGGGAGTCAGGATCAGTGTAAGGTATCCCAGATGCACAGTTTGAGTCCTCTGGGCCATTTATATTCTATGCCCTGTCCTGCTAGTCTCTTTGCACCCACTAATCACCTTCGTGCATTGGAGTCAACGGTACACCACAGCAGGTTATTTTATGTGCGTGGCCACAGATTACACACACATTTGCTATACGTGGGTATGCACGCAGGAATACAAGAACAGAATCACCCACAACTGAAGGTACTTTATGCCACTGTATGCCATATGTTACATTTTAAACATTCctgcatttgtttatttctctCAAGCATTTGTGACAGCTTACTGTGTCACCCTAAATCACAATATTATAGTTACTTGAAGGGCAAGAGGAACAGAGAGCCATGCAGCTCGACACCTGCCCAGTACACAAACCCCAACTTTGTGTCCCTGCTCCAGGTAAAATTGGCTCCCCATTTGCTGCTCCCTACTCTGCAACAAAGTTCGCCTTAGATGGATTTTTCAGCTCCTTGCGACATGAATTCATCACAGACCAGGTCAATGTCTCCATCACACTCTGCATCCTGGGCTACATCGACACAGGTAAGCTTGGCATCACTGGGGCCTCGCAACTCCGTGCATTTCAGACAGGGCTGAGCCCACCAGCCACCCTCCGGCCCTGGGCTGCTCAGCACACTGCTTCCCACCGCTGCTGGACCCTCAGCCTGCAGTGGCTGGGCAATCGTGGAAACGGGACCTCCGCTCCTTAAAAGTGTGGCCCGAGACCTTTGACTCTGCTATCCTTGAAGTAAACCCAGGGGAGGTGGGGATTCCATCCAGTGTCGCTCAAGAGGTGAAAGGAATGGGAAGGATATCGCCATAATTGTTATTGAACTATTCTAAGCCTCGTTAAGTAGGTCTGGTCCCCAGAGTTTGTCAGAGGAAGCTACAGACACCCCGACTAGGCTGGTGGTGCCTGTGGCAGCCCCTCCATCTGAcactgctccttccctccctgtccTCCCATCCCTGCAGAGAACGCTGTCCGAGCAGTCTCGCACGCCATCCGGGGCACACCAGCGCCGAAGGAGGAGTGCGCGCTTGAGATCATCAAGAGCGGGACGCTGCGCCAGCGGGAGCTGCACTACCCGTCCTCAGCGgtgagcagcctgctcctcctTCATGCCATAGCCCCCGACTTCCTTGACTCCTTCATCAGGAGCAACTATAAGGTGGAAAACATCAAAAGAACATAGCTACCGGGGCAGCGAGCACGCCAGGACACCTTGTGCCAGGCACGAGGGAACTGGGTTTTAATCCAGCTATTCCAGCGCCCTTTTCCACATCACTGGGGCAGCCCCATGCTGATGCACCCTGGCAGCCTGAGACGGGATGCACCAGAAGACTACAACACACAGCATGAAAACATCCTTTTTAGTAACAAACTCTTGCAACTGGCTTTTTCCAACCAAGACGCACTTCAGAGAAGCTCCAGGTGGC harbors:
- the LOC119158489 gene encoding corticosteroid 11-beta-dehydrogenase isozyme 1-like; protein product: MGLLLKFFIPLLGLVLAFYFYSAPENFNEEMLRGKRVIVTGASSGIGEQMAYHLARMEAHLLLTARTEAKLQKVVERCLQLGAASARYVSGSMEDTAFPEVVVREAENTWGGLDMLILNHIGYSYFSYFNGDVGHVRKLLEINFLSYVAMTVSALPMLKESEGSIVVVSSVAGKIGSPFAAPYSATKFALDGFFSSLRHEFITDQVNVSITLCILGYIDTENAVRAVSHAIRGTPAPKEECALEIIKSGTLRQRELHYPSSAVSSLLLLHAIAPDFLDSFIRSNYKVENIKRT